One Mycoplasmopsis caviae DNA segment encodes these proteins:
- the nagB gene encoding glucosamine-6-phosphate deaminase, translated as MKVFIEKNEKDVALKAYSLISKQLSSKADSRICFATGSTPIELYKLLIENYKSGKIDFSQVISFNLDEYLGLDIKSEHSYHYFMDHNLFNHINIKRENINFPDIKKYERDYKNGSYEKIIKDFGGIDFTILGIGENGHIAFNEPESKQDDITRVVDLTQSTINANKRFFTCESDVPRKAVTMGIGTILKSKQIILLATGPKKAQAIFDTLLKPISQDCPASFLQSHDNVTIIIDEESAKLIRDKF; from the coding sequence ATGAAAGTTTTTATAGAAAAAAATGAAAAAGATGTTGCTCTTAAAGCATATAGTTTAATTAGCAAACAATTAAGTAGCAAAGCAGATTCGCGAATTTGTTTTGCTACTGGTTCAACACCAATTGAACTTTACAAGTTGTTAATTGAAAATTATAAAAGTGGAAAAATTGACTTTAGTCAAGTGATTAGTTTCAATCTGGATGAATATCTTGGATTAGATATCAAAAGCGAACATTCATACCATTATTTTATGGATCATAATTTGTTTAATCATATTAACATAAAACGCGAAAATATTAACTTTCCTGATATTAAAAAGTACGAAAGAGATTATAAAAATGGTAGTTATGAAAAAATAATAAAAGATTTTGGGGGTATTGATTTTACAATTTTAGGTATTGGCGAAAATGGACACATTGCTTTCAATGAACCCGAAAGCAAACAAGATGATATCACTAGAGTTGTTGATTTAACTCAAAGTACAATCAATGCAAACAAAAGATTTTTTACTTGTGAGAGTGATGTTCCTCGTAAAGCTGTTACTATGGGAATTGGTACAATTCTTAAAAGTAAGCAAATTATACTTTTGGCTACTGGACCTAAAAAAGCACAAGCCATCTTTGATACCTTACTTAAACCTATTAGTCAAGATTGCCCTGCCAGTTTTTTACAAAGTCATGATAATGTGACAATAATTATTGATGAAGAATCAGCAAAATTGATAAGAGATAAATTTTAG
- a CDS encoding N-acetylglucosamine-6-phosphate deacetylase, which produces MIIKDVLIANYDNVIDCADIEFDEFITKITPKKGIAKYLLVPGFIDTHIHGFMGDDVMDSPEALKRIAHNLALRGVTSFMPTAMTASWDELNRSLTHMNLQFNNGAKNIGIHIEGPFIGEAKKGAHKSEWLRKATKSDIETLVKSSNNFLRKISFDPLMFDKKLVHELQKHNIQASIGHTIAGFEIAAEYFKSGVNCICHLWNAMTGFDSRNPGLVQAAVQYPVYSEIIADLHHICERTLDQTLYMLDEDHIMCISDAIRPAYGPDGKCYSGGVAIEKKGNIIYLEGTKTIAGSAICLHDAFLNLLIMKHSLKNVVKWTSYNAAVAYKLKKVAYISEGYYADFVLLDCKNLSKIMTVYINGKKIE; this is translated from the coding sequence ATGATTATTAAAGATGTTCTTATTGCTAATTATGATAATGTTATTGATTGTGCTGACATTGAATTTGATGAATTTATTACCAAAATAACTCCAAAAAAAGGAATTGCCAAATATCTTTTAGTTCCTGGTTTTATTGACACACATATTCATGGTTTTATGGGTGATGATGTTATGGACAGTCCAGAAGCACTAAAAAGAATAGCTCACAATTTGGCACTAAGGGGTGTTACGAGCTTTATGCCTACTGCAATGACTGCAAGTTGAGATGAATTAAATAGGTCACTAACTCATATGAATCTTCAATTTAATAATGGTGCTAAAAATATTGGAATACATATTGAAGGACCTTTTATAGGTGAAGCCAAAAAGGGTGCTCACAAAAGTGAGTGATTAAGAAAAGCAACAAAATCTGATATTGAAACACTAGTTAAGAGTTCAAACAATTTTTTGAGAAAAATTAGTTTTGATCCTCTAATGTTTGATAAAAAACTTGTTCATGAACTGCAAAAACATAATATTCAGGCTTCAATTGGACACACTATTGCTGGTTTTGAAATAGCTGCTGAATATTTTAAATCAGGTGTTAATTGTATTTGTCATCTTTGAAATGCTATGACTGGTTTTGACTCTCGTAATCCTGGACTAGTTCAAGCCGCAGTTCAGTATCCTGTTTATAGTGAAATTATCGCTGACTTACATCATATATGTGAAAGAACACTAGATCAAACTTTATATATGTTAGATGAGGATCATATTATGTGTATTAGTGATGCAATTAGACCTGCATATGGCCCTGATGGTAAATGTTATTCAGGCGGTGTTGCTATTGAGAAAAAAGGTAATATTATTTACCTTGAAGGCACAAAAACTATTGCAGGTAGTGCAATTTGCTTACATGATGCTTTTCTTAATTTATTAATAATGAAGCACAGTTTAAAAAATGTTGTAAAGTGAACATCATATAATGCAGCTGTTGCTTATAAATTAAAAAAAGTTGCTTATATTTCAGAAGGTTATTATGCTGATTTTGTTCTGTTAGATTGCAAAAATTTGAGCAAAATTATGACCGTTTATATTAATGGTAAAAAGATAGAATAA
- a CDS encoding phosphoglycerate kinase — protein MKKTIDDLVLKGKKVLMRVDFNVPIKEGVITSNKRIVAALPTIEKVIKEKGKLILFSHLGRVKTEEDKVKNNLLPVSNELARLLKKPVLFVDSTRGAELEKAIANMQPGDVILVQNTRYEDLNEKAESKNNPVLGKYWADLGDVFINDAFGTAHRAHASNVGIASNIKENAVGYLMEKEVNALTKAIDKPKKPYVAIIGGAKVSDKIKVLENLIPLVDKMIIGGGMAYTFLKSQGHSIGKSLLEEEFIPFATEFLKKYGDKILLPLDHACSTEFADVAPTIINVGISDEYMSLDLGPKTIELFTKAIEGAKTVVWNGPMGVTEFENYKNGTLAVAKAVAALKGCYSIVGGGDSVAAVQKLKMEDKFSHVSTGGGASLEFLQGIPLPGVEAIQDKK, from the coding sequence ATGAAAAAAACCATTGACGATTTAGTTTTAAAAGGCAAAAAAGTTTTAATGAGAGTTGACTTTAACGTGCCTATTAAAGAAGGTGTTATTACATCAAACAAGAGAATTGTAGCTGCTTTGCCTACAATTGAAAAAGTAATTAAAGAAAAAGGTAAATTAATTTTATTCTCACACCTTGGTCGTGTTAAAACTGAGGAAGATAAAGTTAAGAACAACCTATTACCAGTTTCAAATGAATTGGCTAGATTACTTAAGAAACCAGTTTTATTTGTTGACTCAACCAGAGGTGCAGAATTAGAAAAAGCAATTGCTAATATGCAACCAGGTGATGTAATTTTGGTTCAAAATACACGTTATGAAGACCTAAACGAAAAAGCAGAAAGTAAAAATAATCCAGTTTTAGGAAAATACTGAGCTGACTTAGGTGATGTTTTCATTAATGATGCTTTTGGTACAGCACATAGAGCACATGCATCAAATGTTGGTATTGCATCAAATATTAAAGAAAACGCAGTTGGTTACTTAATGGAAAAAGAAGTTAATGCACTAACAAAAGCTATTGACAAACCTAAAAAACCTTATGTAGCAATTATTGGTGGTGCAAAGGTTAGCGACAAAATTAAAGTTTTAGAAAACTTAATTCCACTTGTAGACAAAATGATTATTGGTGGTGGAATGGCTTATACATTTCTAAAAAGCCAAGGGCATTCAATTGGTAAAAGTTTATTAGAAGAAGAATTTATTCCATTTGCAACAGAATTTCTTAAAAAATATGGCGACAAAATTCTTTTACCTCTTGACCACGCTTGTTCAACAGAATTTGCTGATGTAGCTCCAACAATTATAAATGTTGGTATTAGTGATGAATATATGTCGCTTGATTTAGGACCTAAAACAATTGAATTATTTACAAAAGCTATTGAGGGTGCTAAGACAGTTGTTTGAAACGGACCTATGGGTGTTACAGAATTTGAAAACTACAAAAATGGTACACTTGCAGTTGCTAAAGCAGTTGCTGCTCTAAAAGGTTGCTACTCAATCGTAGGTGGTGGTGACTCAGTTGCCGCTGTTCAAAAATTGAAAATGGAAGACAAATTCTCTCATGTTTCAACAGGTGGTGGAGCAAGCCTTGAATTCTTACAAGGTATTCCACTTCCAGGTGTAGAAGCTATTCAAGACAAGAAATAG
- a CDS encoding PTS transporter subunit EIIB: MSKKDKFLVVLLTIVTFGFCWVYWRTRNRKELKLKREGTNIKLPSNIKIVELVDNLGGKENIEEVSASISNIKVLIKNKSLVKMEELQSTKFITGIMISTNKISLVVGDYARKLAIELNEYLDK; the protein is encoded by the coding sequence ATGAGTAAAAAAGATAAATTCTTAGTTGTTCTCTTAACAATAGTAACCTTTGGTTTTTGTTGAGTTTATTGACGCACAAGAAACAGGAAGGAACTTAAATTAAAAAGAGAAGGAACCAATATTAAACTACCTTCAAATATTAAGATTGTAGAATTAGTTGACAATCTTGGAGGTAAAGAAAATATTGAAGAAGTAAGTGCAAGTATTTCAAATATTAAGGTTCTAATTAAAAATAAATCACTAGTTAAAATGGAAGAGTTACAAAGCACAAAATTTATAACAGGTATTATGATTAGCACCAATAAAATTTCACTTGTTGTTGGTGATTATGCACGTAAACTTGCAATTGAATTGAATGAATATTTAGATAAATAA
- the trpS gene encoding tryptophan--tRNA ligase produces MSRKRLLSGIKPTGDLTLGNYIGALRNFVKLQENYDEAYYFVADLHALTTGYVDPSELYKARREIVAMYLACGLDPKKSTIFYQSDVVEHALAQWLMTTEISIGELNRMTQFKDKSQKLAKQSNGTEKIPAGLLMYPVLMAADILIYNPDFVPIGEDQKQHLELARTIAERLNRDYKTNFKLVEGIIPPVGARIMSLSDPTKKMSKSDKSTKSTIYLHDKPEDAYKKILKSVTDSENKVYISKDKPGVLNLLNIYASLTNKSLTEAEAEFKNSNYAEFKSTVAQVVKDELIKIQANYQKATKMVDKVVYDGAKKAQEICQPIVEDLMKKMGFR; encoded by the coding sequence ATGAGTAGAAAAAGATTATTAAGTGGAATTAAACCAACTGGCGACTTAACATTAGGAAACTATATTGGTGCATTAAGAAACTTTGTTAAATTGCAAGAAAATTATGATGAAGCATACTATTTTGTGGCTGACTTACATGCATTAACAACTGGCTACGTAGACCCAAGTGAGTTATATAAAGCTCGAAGAGAAATAGTTGCAATGTATTTAGCATGTGGACTAGACCCTAAAAAAAGCACAATATTTTACCAAAGTGATGTTGTTGAACATGCACTAGCTCAGTGATTAATGACTACTGAAATATCAATTGGAGAGCTAAATAGAATGACCCAGTTTAAGGATAAGAGTCAAAAGCTAGCAAAACAGTCAAATGGAACAGAAAAGATTCCAGCAGGTTTGCTAATGTATCCGGTTTTAATGGCAGCTGACATATTAATTTACAACCCTGATTTTGTGCCAATTGGAGAAGACCAAAAGCAACATTTAGAATTAGCACGAACTATTGCAGAAAGATTAAACCGAGACTATAAGACAAACTTTAAATTAGTTGAAGGGATTATTCCACCTGTTGGTGCAAGAATTATGTCCTTAAGTGATCCAACTAAAAAGATGTCAAAGAGTGATAAAAGTACCAAGTCAACTATTTATCTTCATGACAAACCAGAGGATGCTTATAAGAAAATTTTAAAAAGTGTTACTGACAGCGAGAATAAAGTTTATATTTCAAAAGATAAACCTGGCGTACTAAACTTATTAAATATTTATGCTTCTTTAACCAACAAGTCTCTAACTGAGGCAGAAGCAGAATTTAAAAATAGCAATTATGCAGAATTTAAAAGCACTGTTGCACAAGTAGTTAAAGATGAATTAATTAAAATTCAAGCAAATTATCAAAAAGCTACAAAAATGGTTGATAAAGTAGTTTATGATGGTGCTAAAAAAGCACAAGAAATTTGCCAGCCTATTGTTGAAGATTTAATGAAAAAAATGGGTTTCAGGTAA
- the thrS gene encoding threonine--tRNA ligase — protein sequence MKIQADKLLNHTTSHLLGAAVEKLYPEVKLGFGPATDEGFYYDFEFKEPLSVNDLGKIEKLMKKLANRNLVTIQISEKDYDFTNKPYKKELYDELKQQGKKVTFYALQDPLNKEIVFKDLCAGGHIESTKVIKNFKLLSIAGAYWRGNSNNIQLTRIYGTSWDSKEQLENYLAILADRKERDHRKIGKEMKIFAFNSLCGQGLPIWLEDGMYIHNEIRNLVLKMDRKYGFTEVLTPHFGSEDLYKTSGHLAHYKEDMFAPIVVENERLIARPMTCPHHIVCYNLEKRSYRDLPIRYSEQSQLYRYEKSGALTGLERVRGMLLTEGHLFVRKDQIEQEIKSMYQLIEEMLHIFKIDISYISLSLRDKSDKEKYFNDDKMWNSAEKMLKKALDDMGVKYETVIGEAAFYGPKIDIQINTALGHEVTVSTIQLDFLQPKNFNITYVGSNGKEERPVMIHRGLIGTYERFVAILLEQTKGNLPFWLAPKQVTIIPVNLEDNLAYSRSVFNRLWNCNIRVKIDDRDERLNKKIREAQMSKSKFQLILGANEEKNNTVSYREYGKEETKNVSVDEFISMLSKLRNNYE from the coding sequence ATGAAAATTCAAGCAGACAAGTTATTAAATCATACAACTAGTCATCTTTTAGGTGCTGCCGTTGAAAAACTTTATCCAGAAGTTAAATTAGGATTTGGGCCAGCAACTGATGAAGGTTTTTATTATGATTTTGAATTTAAGGAACCTTTGAGCGTAAATGATTTAGGTAAAATTGAAAAATTAATGAAAAAGTTAGCAAATAGAAATCTTGTAACAATTCAAATTTCAGAAAAAGATTATGACTTTACTAATAAACCATACAAAAAAGAGTTATATGATGAACTAAAACAACAAGGCAAAAAAGTAACTTTTTATGCTCTTCAAGATCCACTTAATAAGGAAATTGTTTTTAAGGATTTATGTGCTGGTGGTCATATAGAAAGTACAAAAGTTATTAAAAACTTTAAACTTTTAAGCATTGCAGGAGCTTATTGAAGAGGAAATAGCAACAATATTCAACTTACTAGAATTTATGGAACAAGTTGAGACTCAAAAGAACAACTTGAAAATTATCTTGCTATTTTGGCTGATCGTAAGGAAAGAGATCATAGAAAAATTGGTAAAGAAATGAAGATTTTTGCATTTAACTCTCTTTGCGGTCAAGGTTTGCCAATTTGGTTAGAAGATGGAATGTACATTCACAATGAAATTAGAAACCTAGTTTTAAAAATGGATCGTAAATATGGCTTTACTGAGGTTCTTACTCCTCATTTTGGTTCAGAAGATCTATATAAAACAAGTGGTCACTTAGCGCATTATAAAGAAGATATGTTTGCACCAATAGTAGTTGAAAATGAAAGATTGATAGCTCGTCCAATGACTTGTCCTCATCACATTGTCTGCTACAACCTTGAAAAAAGATCATATCGAGACCTACCAATTAGATATTCAGAACAAAGCCAACTATACCGCTATGAAAAATCAGGTGCACTAACTGGACTTGAGCGTGTTAGGGGAATGCTTCTAACCGAAGGGCACTTATTCGTTAGAAAAGATCAAATTGAGCAAGAAATTAAAAGCATGTATCAATTAATTGAAGAAATGTTACATATCTTCAAAATTGATATAAGTTATATTTCACTTTCACTCCGTGACAAAAGTGATAAAGAAAAATACTTTAATGATGACAAGATGTGAAATAGTGCTGAGAAAATGCTTAAGAAAGCTCTTGATGATATGGGTGTTAAATATGAAACTGTCATTGGAGAAGCTGCATTTTATGGTCCTAAAATAGACATTCAAATTAATACTGCACTAGGTCATGAAGTTACAGTATCAACCATTCAACTTGATTTCTTGCAACCTAAAAACTTTAATATTACATATGTTGGCTCAAACGGAAAAGAAGAGAGACCCGTTATGATTCATCGTGGCTTGATTGGTACATATGAGCGTTTTGTTGCTATTTTACTTGAACAAACAAAAGGAAATTTACCATTTTGACTTGCACCAAAACAAGTAACAATTATTCCAGTTAATTTAGAAGATAATTTAGCATATTCAAGAAGTGTATTTAATAGATTATGAAATTGCAATATCAGAGTTAAGATTGATGATCGCGATGAGCGATTAAACAAAAAAATTCGTGAAGCTCAAATGTCTAAGTCAAAATTCCAACTTATTTTGGGTGCTAATGAAGAAAAAAACAACACTGTTTCATACCGTGAATATGGTAAGGAAGAAACCAAAAATGTTTCAGTAGATGAATTTATTAGTATGTTGAGCAAACTAAGAAATAATTATGAGTAA
- a CDS encoding MAG3450 family membrane protein → MSNKSKEKREVKTWRPLVNVFFTLLFCVLFPFVWWLFATNDFNNQKVTNLAICISVILIYFFLALGLNILFYYFKILNLRSFNINIPLLCIILWVILTSYISNFNIYGRMGASIGIVVSVTLLINFIIGKIEDRVQKKVDESNK, encoded by the coding sequence ATGAGTAATAAATCAAAAGAAAAAAGAGAAGTTAAAACATGAAGACCACTAGTCAATGTATTTTTTACATTGCTTTTTTGTGTTTTATTTCCCTTTGTTTGATGACTATTTGCAACTAATGATTTTAACAATCAAAAGGTTACAAATTTAGCAATTTGTATTAGTGTTATTTTAATTTACTTTTTTTTGGCTCTTGGTCTAAATATATTATTTTATTATTTTAAGATCCTAAATTTAAGAAGTTTTAACATAAATATACCTCTTCTATGCATCATTTTATGAGTAATTTTAACTTCATATATATCAAACTTTAACATTTATGGGCGGATGGGTGCTTCAATTGGAATAGTTGTTTCAGTGACACTATTAATTAATTTTATAATTGGTAAAATTGAAGATAGAGTTCAAAAGAAAGTTGATGAAAGTAATAAATAG
- the upp gene encoding uracil phosphoribosyltransferase gives MLKVLDHPLIAIKLTNMRDREANHSRFRRNLNEIASLMVYEVLRNYKTKPRKIITPLNQEYIGATFDKEIVIVPILRAGLGMLDGLLELMPEARVGHIGLYRDEVTHKAHEYFYKMPEVKKDSYVFVVDPMLATGGSAVDAIRKLKEDGFTNVHLVCLVGVSEGVKAVEKAFGKDFEIYLASLDKKLNEQRYIEPGLGDAGDRIFGTK, from the coding sequence ATGTTAAAAGTTTTAGATCACCCACTTATAGCAATTAAACTTACCAATATGAGAGATAGAGAAGCTAATCATTCACGTTTTAGAAGAAATTTAAATGAGATTGCTTCATTGATGGTTTATGAAGTTTTAAGAAACTATAAAACTAAACCACGTAAGATTATTACACCGTTAAATCAAGAATATATTGGTGCAACATTTGACAAAGAAATTGTTATTGTGCCAATTTTAAGAGCTGGTCTCGGTATGCTTGATGGTTTGCTTGAATTAATGCCTGAGGCAAGAGTTGGACACATTGGACTTTATCGTGATGAAGTAACACATAAAGCACATGAGTACTTTTACAAAATGCCTGAAGTTAAAAAAGATAGTTATGTTTTTGTTGTTGATCCAATGTTAGCAACTGGTGGCAGTGCTGTTGATGCAATTAGAAAACTAAAAGAAGACGGTTTTACTAATGTTCATCTTGTTTGTCTAGTAGGAGTTAGCGAAGGTGTTAAAGCTGTTGAAAAAGCTTTTGGCAAAGATTTTGAAATTTATTTAGCTTCACTTGACAAAAAACTTAATGAACAAAGATATATTGAACCTGGTTTAGGGGATGCAGGAGATCGTATTTTTGGAACAAAATAA
- a CDS encoding MPN527 family putative ECF transporter permease subunit: protein MEQNKNIYYGKNIVFKIVTSGILLALAIVVNVVCSSFARFPLAPFLKFDFSIVIILFAAMFVAPWSALIIIIFLALIGPSYGTSGYDAVGLLGHFTLAIAQTTFVFTFYIFNNLLSKIIFQNTYKKQVAIYLVNLSIAIVLTSTILTFINVFIITPWYFKALNLLNNEPATISSLIKRWGDFKKIFLNINNYFLATSSLFSLFNIINLSLNSILIFIFLSFNLKIKLWKIADFEVSKQKFLKNLFIRACFTKLKKKITNN, encoded by the coding sequence TTGGAACAAAATAAAAATATCTATTATGGCAAGAATATAGTTTTTAAAATTGTTACAAGTGGAATTTTATTAGCACTTGCAATTGTTGTTAATGTAGTCTGCTCTAGTTTTGCTAGATTTCCGCTAGCACCATTTTTGAAATTCGACTTTTCAATAGTTATTATTCTTTTTGCAGCGATGTTTGTTGCACCTTGGTCAGCATTAATTATAATTATATTTTTAGCCTTAATTGGTCCTTCGTATGGTACAAGTGGATATGATGCTGTTGGTTTATTAGGTCACTTTACTCTAGCAATAGCACAAACAACATTTGTATTCACCTTTTATATTTTTAATAATTTATTAAGCAAAATTATTTTTCAAAACACATACAAAAAGCAAGTTGCTATTTATCTTGTTAACCTATCAATTGCGATTGTACTTACAAGCACAATATTAACTTTTATTAATGTTTTTATTATCACGCCTTGATATTTTAAAGCACTAAACTTACTTAATAATGAGCCTGCGACAATATCAAGTTTGATTAAAAGATGAGGTGATTTTAAAAAAATTTTTTTAAATATTAATAATTATTTTTTAGCAACAAGCAGCCTTTTTTCTCTTTTTAATATTATTAATCTTAGTCTTAATTCAATCTTAATTTTCATATTTTTAAGCTTTAATCTTAAAATTAAATTATGAAAAATTGCTGATTTTGAAGTAAGTAAACAAAAGTTTCTTAAAAATTTATTTATTAGAGCTTGCTTTACTAAATTAAAGAAAAAAATAACAAATAATTAA
- a CDS encoding class I tRNA ligase family protein translates to MSTYNQRKIEKKWQKYWIDAKYFEPENSTKKPKKYILSMFPYPSGNIHMGHVRNYAISDVLARYYRRKGFNVLHPFGWDAFGLPAENAAIKNGIHPKDWTYKNIKVMNPKLKDLGISFAWDYECITADEIYTKWEQLIFLKMWKKGLVYRKKALLNWCENDQTVLANEQVENGKCWRCGDVVVQKEMEQYYLKIRNYAKELQDDLGILKGHWPDKVLMMQKNWIGYETGYLAKFDVIDKQQNHFDYLDIFTKDKEILATMNFIVISASHDIVTSLIEQNKLSQQEIETINLIKSKAVSKDFSQKLFLELPLSIINPVNSQVYNIYVSDFCSLGERNRSQIIDINKVKSHEEFAKFNNIEIKNYADVEVNFSKIEESSKINLQDWGISRQRYWGSPIPMINCAKCGLVPEKEKKLPVTLPYKVDFTTSGNPLKSNAKWLVTRCPKCNNKATRETDTFDTFFESSWYFLRYTTPPAKRESHIFDKAKLNYWNTVDEYIGGVEHAIMHLLYARFFTKVLADLNMTTFREPFSNLLTQGMVLKDGLKMSKSKGNVVSPDEMIKKYDADTMRLFILFAAPPEKELEWISSGIEGCHKFIKKLIARSIEVKASDKLSDIKMFELSSEEKNARRKLYQGLLKQESLFNDRRNNYAFNTLIAWTMETFNAYDKITNSLLIKEMYYVLLNILEPFIPHLAWELSDKFFKLKNLKDFKIDNSALESDEVSYGVTINGKMRHQICVNCANNNKDYVLSLAKSECSRWLADQNIIKEIFVPNKIVNLVTKAK, encoded by the coding sequence ATGTCAACTTACAACCAAAGAAAAATTGAAAAGAAATGACAAAAATATTGAATTGATGCCAAATATTTTGAGCCAGAAAATTCAACTAAAAAACCTAAAAAATATATTTTAAGTATGTTCCCTTATCCTAGTGGAAATATTCATATGGGTCATGTTAGAAATTATGCAATTAGTGATGTTTTAGCTCGTTATTATCGTCGAAAGGGTTTTAATGTTTTACACCCTTTTGGTTGAGACGCTTTTGGTCTTCCAGCCGAAAATGCTGCAATTAAAAATGGCATTCATCCAAAAGATTGAACATATAAAAATATTAAAGTAATGAATCCTAAATTAAAAGATTTAGGGATTTCATTTGCCTGAGATTATGAGTGTATTACTGCAGATGAAATTTATACCAAATGAGAACAACTTATATTTTTAAAAATGTGAAAGAAAGGCTTAGTTTACCGTAAAAAAGCACTTCTTAATTGATGTGAAAATGATCAAACAGTTTTAGCGAATGAACAAGTTGAAAATGGCAAATGTTGACGTTGTGGAGATGTTGTAGTTCAAAAAGAAATGGAACAATACTACTTAAAAATTCGCAATTATGCAAAAGAATTACAAGATGATCTCGGAATTTTAAAAGGTCATTGACCTGATAAAGTTTTAATGATGCAAAAAAACTGAATTGGCTATGAAACGGGTTATTTAGCAAAATTTGATGTTATTGATAAACAACAAAATCACTTTGATTATTTAGATATCTTTACAAAAGATAAAGAAATATTAGCAACAATGAATTTTATTGTTATTAGTGCAAGCCATGATATTGTTACTAGTCTAATTGAACAAAATAAACTAAGTCAACAAGAGATTGAAACTATTAATTTAATTAAGTCAAAAGCAGTTTCAAAAGACTTTTCGCAAAAGTTATTTCTTGAACTCCCTTTAAGTATTATTAATCCAGTAAACAGTCAAGTTTACAATATTTATGTTAGTGATTTTTGTTCACTTGGAGAAAGAAATAGAAGCCAAATTATTGATATTAATAAAGTTAAAAGCCACGAAGAATTTGCTAAATTTAATAATATTGAAATTAAAAACTATGCAGATGTTGAAGTTAACTTTAGCAAAATTGAAGAATCTAGCAAAATTAACCTACAGGATTGAGGAATTAGTAGGCAAAGATATTGAGGATCACCAATTCCAATGATTAATTGTGCTAAATGTGGTTTAGTGCCTGAAAAAGAGAAAAAGTTACCAGTAACTCTACCATATAAGGTTGACTTTACAACCAGTGGTAACCCACTAAAATCTAATGCAAAATGATTAGTTACCAGGTGTCCAAAATGTAATAATAAAGCAACAAGAGAAACTGATACATTTGATACATTCTTCGAGTCAAGTTGATACTTTTTAAGATATACAACACCACCAGCAAAAAGAGAAAGCCACATTTTTGACAAAGCAAAATTGAACTATTGAAACACTGTTGATGAATATATTGGTGGTGTTGAACATGCTATTATGCACTTACTTTATGCACGATTTTTTACCAAAGTTTTAGCTGACTTAAACATGACAACTTTTAGAGAACCTTTTAGTAATTTATTGACACAAGGTATGGTTCTTAAAGATGGGCTAAAAATGTCAAAGTCAAAGGGTAATGTAGTTAGTCCAGATGAAATGATTAAAAAATATGATGCAGACACAATGAGACTTTTTATTCTTTTTGCTGCTCCACCTGAAAAAGAACTTGAGTGAATTTCGTCAGGCATTGAAGGTTGTCATAAATTTATTAAAAAACTTATTGCAAGAAGTATTGAGGTTAAAGCAAGCGACAAACTTAGTGATATCAAAATGTTTGAGTTAAGTAGTGAAGAAAAGAATGCAAGAAGAAAACTTTATCAAGGTCTTCTTAAGCAAGAAAGCCTATTTAATGATCGAAGAAATAATTATGCATTTAATACTCTAATTGCTTGGACTATGGAAACTTTTAATGCTTATGATAAAATTACGAATTCATTGCTAATTAAAGAAATGTACTATGTTTTATTAAATATTTTAGAACCTTTCATTCCACATTTAGCTTGAGAATTAAGTGATAAATTCTTTAAACTTAAAAACTTAAAGGATTTTAAAATAGACAATAGTGCTCTTGAAAGTGATGAAGTTAGCTATGGAGTTACAATTAATGGTAAAATGAGACATCAAATTTGTGTTAATTGCGCAAACAATAACAAAGATTATGTACTCTCATTAGCTAAGAGTGAGTGTTCTAGATGACTTGCAGACCAAAATATTATTAAAGAAATTTTTGTTCCTAACAAGATTGTTAACCTTGTAACAAAAGCAAAATAA